A genomic region of Kribbella sp. NBC_00382 contains the following coding sequences:
- a CDS encoding HAD family hydrolase — protein MTRPTTRDLRARSVLAGEASAAAAELEAALQTPPVTHAAAFFDLDNTMLQGASVYHLARGLYRRKFFTGAEIARKAVDQLRFRLQGETPESVANARSSALSFIAGHRVAEVQILVEEIFDELMADKIWPGTKAFAQQHLDAGERVWLVTASPVEVARLMARRLGLTGALGTIAETRDGVYTGRLVGDILHGPAKAEAVRALAAHEGLHLADCAAYSDSVNDLPMLELVGHPCAINPDSRLRRHAEVAGWKVRDYRTGRKAARRALLTAGASGVTLGAVSAAVAIRGSVLQRRVRRRRVS, from the coding sequence GTGACTCGACCTACGACGCGTGATCTGCGCGCCCGGTCGGTACTGGCCGGTGAGGCGAGTGCCGCCGCGGCCGAGCTGGAGGCGGCGCTGCAGACCCCGCCGGTGACGCATGCGGCCGCGTTCTTCGACCTGGACAACACGATGCTGCAGGGCGCCTCGGTGTACCACCTGGCCAGAGGTCTGTACCGGCGCAAGTTCTTCACCGGCGCCGAGATCGCCCGCAAGGCGGTCGACCAGCTCCGCTTCCGGCTGCAGGGCGAAACGCCCGAATCGGTCGCGAACGCGCGCTCGTCCGCGCTCTCGTTCATCGCCGGGCACCGGGTGGCCGAAGTACAGATTCTGGTCGAGGAGATCTTCGACGAGCTGATGGCCGACAAGATCTGGCCGGGCACCAAAGCCTTCGCCCAGCAGCACCTGGACGCGGGCGAACGGGTCTGGCTGGTGACCGCCTCGCCGGTCGAGGTCGCCCGCCTGATGGCGCGCCGGCTCGGCCTGACCGGAGCACTGGGAACGATTGCAGAAACGCGTGACGGGGTCTATACAGGGCGTTTGGTCGGCGATATCTTGCATGGTCCGGCGAAGGCGGAGGCGGTCCGCGCGCTGGCGGCGCACGAGGGGCTTCACCTGGCCGATTGTGCGGCCTACTCGGATTCGGTCAACGATCTGCCGATGCTCGAGTTGGTGGGCCATCCGTGCGCGATCAACCCCGATTCCAGGCTCCGCCGGCATGCCGAAGTGGCGGGCTGGAAGGTGCGCGATTATCGGACCGGACGGAAGGCGGCACGCCGCGCGCTGTTGACAGCGGGTGCTTCAGGCGTAACGCTCGGTGCTGTCTCAGCCGCTGTGGCCATACGCGGCAGTGTCTTACAAAGACGTGTCAGACGCAGACGTGTCAGTTGA
- a CDS encoding glutaredoxin family protein: MSADRVTLYGKPGCHLCDDARAIVTQVCAELGVGWNEIDITQDEQLFKEYGEQIPVTFVDGRQHDFWRVDPVRLKRALTT, translated from the coding sequence GTGAGCGCCGACCGGGTGACCCTCTACGGCAAGCCGGGCTGTCACCTCTGCGACGACGCCCGGGCGATCGTGACCCAGGTCTGCGCCGAGCTCGGCGTCGGCTGGAACGAGATCGACATCACCCAGGACGAGCAGCTCTTCAAGGAGTACGGCGAGCAGATCCCGGTCACCTTCGTCGACGGCCGCCAGCACGACTTCTGGCGAGTCGACCCGGTCCGCCTCAAGAGGGCCTTGACAACTTAG
- a CDS encoding sigma-70 family RNA polymerase sigma factor, whose amino-acid sequence MRRAELVDRAQAGDVGAFGELYDEYSLTVYRYIYARVSSSALAEDLTSETFVRALRALDSFRWQGRDFGAWLVTIARNLITDHYKSGRVRLEVVTDEIETHDRQTEGPEVDVLAAATAEVLRDAVAALPEEQRDCLTMRFFAGLSIAETAKALEKSEGAVKQLQLRAVRHLAKVIPKDLR is encoded by the coding sequence ATGAGACGCGCAGAGCTCGTCGATCGCGCCCAGGCAGGGGACGTCGGTGCGTTCGGCGAGCTGTACGACGAGTACTCGCTGACCGTGTATCGCTACATCTACGCCCGGGTGTCGTCATCGGCGCTCGCGGAGGACCTGACCAGCGAGACGTTCGTCCGGGCGCTGCGCGCGCTGGACTCGTTCCGCTGGCAGGGCCGGGACTTCGGCGCCTGGCTGGTGACGATCGCCCGGAACCTGATCACCGACCACTACAAGTCGGGCCGGGTCCGGCTCGAGGTGGTCACCGACGAGATCGAGACGCACGACCGGCAGACCGAGGGGCCGGAGGTCGATGTACTGGCCGCAGCCACCGCGGAGGTCCTGCGAGACGCTGTGGCGGCGCTGCCCGAGGAGCAGCGCGACTGCCTGACGATGCGATTCTTCGCCGGTCTTTCGATCGCGGAGACGGCCAAGGCGCTGGAGAAATCCGAGGGCGCCGTCAAGCAACTGCAACTGAGGGCCGTCCGGCACTTGGCGAAGGTTATCCCCAAGGACTTGAGGTGA
- a CDS encoding class I adenylate-forming enzyme family protein has product MNFNFADVLRDTAQRHGERPALVDGDRRLTWSQLDAAVDAAARGYSAAGLVPGYRVVLLMANSIEFVTSYLGCLRAGLVAVPLNTGLTKGEISNVIAHSGARLAVADGDLADKAEGIRVVRAGELNGHAPLTPQTDPEALAVLLYTSGTSGDPRAAMLTHRALGANVRNLADLGEDRMGPEDVVLCVLPMFHAFGLNAVLGWAVATGAQLIIEARFDSTATIDLVRRYAVTRLPLAPPALNAFIARPDLKEALGTVKVVLTGASTLDRGLADRFEQASGLFVHQGYGLTEASPGVTTTLGEHNPKPGSVGRPLPGVDLRIADEQGEEVEGDDPGEILIRGKNLFSGYWPDGVDGPDGEGWYRTGDVGFLDADGDLFLVDRLRELIIVSGFNVFPSEVEEVLVQAPGVREAAVIGVPSDDTGEAVKAFVVPETGAALDPAEIGEYAGTRLARFKCPVEIEVVDHLPHSVTGKVAKGRLREADR; this is encoded by the coding sequence GTGAACTTCAACTTCGCGGATGTTCTTCGTGACACAGCGCAACGTCACGGCGAACGTCCGGCGCTGGTCGACGGTGACCGGCGACTGACCTGGAGCCAGCTCGACGCGGCCGTTGACGCGGCCGCCCGGGGGTACTCGGCCGCGGGTCTGGTGCCGGGGTACCGGGTGGTGCTGCTGATGGCGAACAGTATCGAGTTTGTGACCTCCTACCTGGGATGTCTTCGCGCCGGGCTGGTCGCCGTACCGCTGAACACGGGCCTGACCAAGGGCGAGATCAGCAACGTGATCGCGCACTCCGGAGCCCGGCTGGCGGTCGCCGACGGGGACCTCGCGGACAAGGCCGAGGGCATCAGAGTGGTCCGGGCCGGCGAGCTCAACGGTCACGCTCCGCTTACGCCGCAGACCGACCCGGAGGCCCTCGCGGTCCTGCTCTACACGTCCGGTACGAGCGGCGACCCGCGCGCGGCGATGCTGACCCACCGGGCGCTCGGCGCGAATGTCCGGAATCTGGCCGACCTCGGCGAGGACCGGATGGGCCCCGAGGACGTGGTGCTCTGCGTGTTGCCGATGTTCCACGCGTTCGGCCTCAATGCGGTGCTCGGCTGGGCCGTCGCGACCGGGGCACAACTGATCATCGAGGCACGCTTCGACTCGACCGCCACCATCGATCTGGTCCGCCGGTACGCCGTGACGCGCCTCCCGCTCGCGCCCCCGGCCCTGAACGCGTTCATCGCCCGCCCGGACCTCAAGGAAGCGCTCGGTACGGTCAAGGTCGTACTCACCGGCGCGTCGACCCTCGACCGCGGACTCGCGGACCGGTTCGAGCAGGCCAGCGGACTGTTCGTGCATCAGGGCTACGGCCTGACCGAGGCCTCGCCCGGCGTCACCACGACGCTCGGCGAGCACAACCCCAAGCCGGGCTCCGTCGGCCGGCCGCTGCCGGGGGTCGACCTGCGGATCGCCGACGAGCAGGGTGAGGAAGTCGAGGGCGACGACCCGGGCGAGATCCTGATCCGCGGCAAGAACCTGTTCTCGGGCTACTGGCCGGACGGCGTCGACGGCCCGGACGGCGAGGGCTGGTACCGCACCGGCGATGTCGGCTTCCTGGACGCCGACGGTGACCTGTTCCTGGTCGACCGCCTCCGCGAGCTGATCATCGTCTCCGGCTTCAACGTGTTCCCGAGCGAGGTCGAGGAGGTCCTCGTCCAGGCTCCGGGGGTACGGGAGGCGGCGGTCATCGGCGTACCGTCCGACGACACCGGCGAGGCGGTCAAGGCTTTCGTAGTACCGGAGACCGGTGCTGCGCTCGACCCGGCCGAGATCGGCGAGTACGCCGGTACGCGGCTCGCCCGGTTCAAGTGCCCGGTCGAGATCGAGGTCGTCGACCACCTGCCGCACTCGGTCACCGGCAAGGTGGCGAAGGGCCGGCTGCGCGAGGCGGACCGGTGA